attattatttattattattatttattatttattatttatttaaaaaaaaaaaaacgggtcgggtcgtttcagtttggtatgagagcccttacggttctaggtttctgttgtgatgtatgggattgcatgtcttgattgattatgtgagttagtcaattgtgtgtggcatggagtcctagaacatcctcttcgagcctactgtgtgattccacggtgagttatgtttctgtgttatagaataaattgtttgcttagccttttgttcatggtagtgcagatggctagagggggtgctgttgctggtcgtggtcgtggaagcggacgtggtcgtggtaggggcagagtcccagtggttagtgagaccgaggactagagtgtgacagcagagggtgttggcgagtcgtaGGGTGTTCAgagggattccgtgagtgtggtcGGAGGGGGctgtgttgatgctccagtagccggtgatgttagggccccaggtgcggGTGTCCCAGTGATTGGAGTctcgggtgtcgaccttgcgggtttgctggcacagttgttagagcggttgccgccggtggcaccggctcaggctcaggtagtgccaccagtggtggcggtggagcggcagccagtggctgcggatgtgggggttcattctcgttatatcagcatgctgacagagatgggcgtattcgtaccgagcggttttcgggaggtacagatcctGCCGCTGCGGAGgcatggaggacgagtgtggaacgtaacttccatactctgagatgtcctaaggagttttgggtggacattggggtccaccatttgactggttATAcccagttgtggtggagttctgtggcagccaggagaaTACAGAGgtagatgtcttgggctgacttcgtcttggagtatttccctagagaggcactggataggttggaggtgcagttttttcagctagctcagggaacccggtcagtgcgggagcttgacttggagttcagtcgacttctaggGTATGgaggtcgggatatggagtctgaggaggctcaaatccggaggtttttgagggccctacgtgacaatttgagggttcactgtagagggcggagttatgctacgcgtgtagagctggttgagactgcagcagagattgaggaggacatccgggcacagtcagtggcggttagtccagcagttcagcctagtagggctcagcagcagggtggttctagtaGGGACGGTAAGcctgtgcagggaaccaagaggaggtgggaagctacgcagaggccgagtggtgcgagttgctttggttgtgggagcaaggatcacaggaTTGCTAGTTGTCCCCAGAGGATTGCTCCGACGGCAGGGGttcgtgtgtgctatcattgcagggagtcggggcatatcaggcccatgtgtcccaagttgcagccggtggcagtggcggcgttgcagcaggtggcacggattgagcaggcgccacgagCTTACATgactgtagagactggtggaaccagtgctggggcgatcacaggtataatttctggtacttaatctttgtgaattcttagtaagttcagatttaaTGTTTCCtggtgataaagtgttaggttctcaacacatgaggtttgtgtagggaccttgttgctgggcgggtttaagtcccatgttatgtttgattctggagctactcatagcttcattactccagagtgtgcagagagctcggggatcagaggggatcccggggaaaATACAGGaattgtcagagttgcgggacgcaagttcctgagggttattggacgattcagaggaattgatattcagattgcAAGGGaatcgtggccagcggattttcttatcagtccagtggagttgtatgatgttattctcgggatggattggttgcatcgacacatggtgcatttggatttctatcggggtagagtggagtttgagcgtccaggagggaagttggtttttcagggtattagaccgacttcggggagtctcgtgatctcggccattcaggctgggaagatgatcgagaagggccatgaggcttatttggttaccatatctatgccagagtcagtggggaagtctacggttagcggtattccagttgtagaggagtttgaggatgtgttctagtcgttgcaggggttaccaccatctcggtctgatccttttacgattgaaccgGAAACAGGgtcgatgccgttatccaaggctccttacagaatggctccagcagagatggcagagctgaagaagcagctagaggatttgttgagtaagggattcatccatcctagtgtatcaccgtggggagcaccattgctgtttgtcaagaagaaggatgggagtttccggttgtgtattgattactgGGGGTTGAActgggtcactgtgaagaacaagtaccctcttcctaggattgatgagttgttggatcagttgagaggtgctacttggttttccaaggtagatctggcgtcaggttatcatcagataccgatagatgaggcagatgtgaggaagactgcactTAGGACGAGGTAtaggcattatgagtttgtggtgatgtcaTTCGGGTTGATTAatgcaccagcagcgtttatgatattgatgaatagtgtgtttcaggagtttctggatgtatctgtcatcatttttatcgacgatatcctggtttattctaagagtcatgaggagcatgtagtgcatttgagggcagttatggagaagttgcgggagcagaagttgtttgctaagttgagcaagtgcagttggcacaggagaaggatttggNcagaatggctccagcagagatggcagagctgaagaagcagctagaggatttgttgagtaagggattcatccatcctagtgtatcaccgtggggagcaccattgctgtttgtcaagaagaaggatgggagtttccggttgtgtattgattactgGGGGTTGAActgggtcactgtgaagaacaagtaccctcttcctaggattgatgagttgttggatcagttgagaggtgctacttggttttccaaggtagatctggcgtcaggttatcatcagataccgatagatgaggcagatgtgaggaagactgcactTAGGACGAGGTAtaggcattatgagtttgtggtgatgtcaTTCGGGTTGATTAatgcaccagcagcgtttatgatattgatgaatagtgtgtttcaggagtttctggatgtatctgtcatcatttttatcgacgatatcctggtttattctaagagtcatgaggagcatgtagtgcatttgagggcagttatggagaagttgcgggagcagaagttgtttgctaagttgagcaagtgcagttggcacaggagaaggatttggggcttgtgaatgcctcaaaggatgttgattcagagtatcaggtttcggctaatggtactattctggtgcatgggcggatctgtgtgcccaaagatgaggagttgaggcaggagattctgagagaggctcatgctagcatgttctctattcatccgggagagactaagatgtaccgagatctcaagaggtactatcactgggtcgggatgaagaaggacgtggctagttgggttgcgaggtacgatgtgtgtcagctagtgaaggctgagcatcaggtaccaggtggtttgctgaagagtcttcccattctagagtggaagtgggacatGATTACTATGAACATCGTGGTTGggttgccagtgtccaggacgtttgatgctatttgggtcattgtggaccggttgactaattCGGcacattaagaagactgatggagcagcggtcttggctaagaagtatgtgaaggagatagtcaggttgcatggggtgccagcgagcattgtgtctgattgggattccaagttcacttcagtgttctggagggcatttcaggcagagatgggcactaaggtgcatatgagtacagcttatcatccccaaacagatggacagtcagagaggacgatccagacgttggaggatttgctgaagatgtgtgttttggattggagtggccattgggcagatcatttgagcttggtagagtttgcttacaacaacaattatcagGCAAGTATTATAATTGGCTCCCTATGAGgatttgtatgggaggtcgtgtcgtacaccgttatgctggactcaggtggggaagaggagcatttacggggcagattttgttcaggagacctcagagaagattcgagttctctctgactgtccatctgtctggggatgctGGACTcaagtgtcggtcgacaccagcaaattgggaatcgatcgacacttggctggtgtcggtcaacacctcccttccagcgagacatGTTTGATTTCGtagtttgtatgttttgtttgttgtttgtttggaacattggaatcacttttgcttgtgtgtatagcccagtagatgggaggattgcctcactgagtgtttatcagatacttacgcatctcaatatgtgtttgtggtgtaggtaaaggcaaagtgtgatcgtggaatcaaggtgatgaagaggaggatgttctagggactcaattgtatgttgtctggtgttgctaggttgctagagttgagtctttagaaacattgttaggttgccggtttcatgtttcctgatgtttaattattggattgttgttatggtttaagattggttatttatttattggatattggtatttgttattctgctgttggttgtgattgtggttaggtggctagtgggtatgagaccaatagttgtagattattatttatttaaaaaaaaacacgggTCGAGTCGTTTCAACAACtgtttgagatttttaaaaagaacaaataaaaccaattttttttacaaaaaagtacAACAAAAAGTCACAATTGTTGTtctcatttattcagattgttatgattatttataaatattaaaatatttttttaaacggaAAGTTAAGATAAATGACACACctgtaaattcaatattaagttgtataaaatttctctattgctataatcatttctaaaattttagtcaGATTATcgaatatattcaattatctagactcaacataaaatggaaaatttgtttcaacgaacttgttaatTAGTGacgaagagacaaatataaagagagttaaaaaagtATGACTATTTAAacagacacacctattagaaccagaagttgtgatgaaaaaatataaataaaatatagtgaaaatacataactctacaatgaacagatacaaccatttgaattaacaaaaacaaataaaaatattttttatgaaaaggtactactaattaaattttctacagattttttgaaaaaatattcaaaaagtacgattgaaaaaacacaacttttggtggcatttattcggattgctattatatataggtactttcattaattattttatatataaaactaattaaaagttataaattagattcatcattccaaaaatcttttgttaaatcaagaattggagaaatttcttacttttaaaagaataaatgctagagaataatttagagagctgtaaaaaccgttgaaattgaaattttatattattttgtgtcattgcaaaaaaaaacagttcaaaaagacaaatatatagatttcaaaagatacgaatattcgaatagacacaactctacaatgaacagttgcaactttacaaaaagaccgttacaatgaacaattgcaactttgtgtaaaacacacaatttaaaatttctacagatttttttggaaaattatccaaaaagtacgattgaaaaaacacaacttttggtggcatttattctagatagattcatcattccaaaaatcttttgttaaaccTATAATTAGagaaatttcttgatttttaaaagaatgaatgccggaaaataatttagaaaaatgaataaacagttgagattgaaattttaattgattttgtgtcatggcaaaaaaaaataaaaacagttcaaacagacaaatatatatagatttcaaaagatgcgaatgttccaatcaacacaactttacagtgaacagttgtaacttttcataaataactgTTTTAATGATCTatcacgacttttcagaaaatatccaaaaggtacgattgaaaaaacacaactgttgccCGCATTTATTCggtttcttattattatatagattgaaAAAATACAACTGTTGCTCGCATTTATTcggtttgttattattatatagattaaaatgcaatggtattttttgtaatatgtcacATTATAGTAGGGTTAAACTttaacaacattgcttaaataagtatatatataaagataaaaaatgCACAAAgtaccatcacaccagggatcgaatCCTGCTCcttacgaatgtagggattaggctaatggaTCGGcttgttgtggcccaatggttgaaaaaaaaaaaaaaaagataaaaaaatgcaaAGAGGAAGGATAcccaaatattaaattaaatctaaGCCATGAATTTTTATTTCCATCAAGTAATCAATATAGTATATTCTTAATGAATTGattgttttaaacaaatattagttggattaatttaatttacaataattgtcactataattttattttgatttagtaattAACTTATATGATCATTTATGTTAGTCAATATACCAATTACTCTGAACCTAAATTCTTccttaaatcattaaaaaaaaatcttattccTTTTTTATCTTGGATATCTTTCCACATTATTTCAGTTTCTTgcctactatttttttttctttttttaaacaatttatctCCTCAAGAGTTAGAGGCTTAGAGAGTCGGTGTGGAGTGTCTGAATCTCAATGGGTTTAACCATATCCCGACGAAGTAAAACACCATCTTTTTTCTCGCCTATCCCAAATGATCTCTTGCTTGAGATAGTCTCTAGATTGTCAGTGGAAGACTTAGCGAGGTGCCGTTGCGTGTCGAAGCAATGGGCTTCAGTTCTCAGACGTCGCCTAACCAACTCCTCGACTAGTCCTCANCTAATGGATCGGcttgttgtggcccaatggttgacaaaaaaaaaaaaaagataaaaaaatgcaaAGAGGAAGGATAcccaaatattaaattaaatctaaGCCATGAATTTTTATTTCCATCAAGTAATCAATATAGTATATTCTTAATGAATTGattgttttaaacaaatattagttggattaatttaatttacaataattgtcactataattttattttgatttagtaattAACTTATATGATCATTTATGTTAGTCAATATACCAATTACTCTGAACCTAAATTCTTccttaaatcattaaaaaaaaatcttattccTTTTTTATCTTGGATATCTTTCCACATTATTTCAGTTTCTTgcctactatttttttttctttttttaaacaatttatctCCTCAAGAGTTAGAGGCTTAGAGAGTCGGTGTGGAGTGTCTGAATCTCAATGGGTTTAACCATATCCCGACGAAGTAAAACACCATCTTTTTTCTCGCCTATCCCAAATGATCTCTTGCTTGAGATAGTCTCTAGATTGTCAGTGGAAGACTTAGCGAGGTGCCGTTGCGTGTCGAAGCAATGGGCTTCAGTTCTCAGACGTCGCCTAACCAACTCCTCGACTAGTCCTCATCTCTTGTTCACCTTCCATCTCAACGATAAGTGGGTCTTCTTCTCGGCACCCCAGCCTCAAAATCCAGACCAGAACTCGTCTCTTTTAACAGCCGAATATCACATGTGTTTCCCCACCAAAGACTGTTCCTTTGGCATTTGTCCACCTGTCCGCGGGCTGATATGTAATAGAGATAGGGGTTTCATGGTATGTAACCCTAGCATAGGAGAGTACAAAACCTTACCCAATCCAACATGGATGAAGGCTGAAATGAGAACCCTTTTTGGGTTTGATCCAGTCGCAAAACAATACAAGGTATTGTGCGTGCACGTATGTAGAAACCCCTCTATTCAGAAAGCTAAGGTTCTAACATTAGGTACAGGTATACTGTCATGGAGAAAGATTACATGTTCCCGACCTCATAATCCTATAGGGCGTTTTGGGATTTGCATAAGTGGAGTTTTGTATTATGAAGCTCTTAGGAGAAGTAGGTTTCAAAATTTCATGATAGTTTGCTTTGTCTTGAGCTCTGAGAAGTTCGAGTTTATTAGTCCACCACCTACGAAGGAACTATGGCATATGCATCTGATCAATTACAAGGGTAAATTAGGTGCGCTTGATCCGATGCTAGTTTTTGGTACAACTGAGAGTATTGAGTTGTGGGTTTTAGATGATGCCGATGAAGGGAGATGGTCGAGGCATATCTACATATTCCCGCCTATTTGGAAGAATTTAGTTGCGACAGAGGCCATATTTCGTGTTGACGGGATGACTCTTAATGGTGAAATTGTGTTGTCTTCATATAGTCCTTCCGATCCTTTCTACGTTTTCATCTACAATGTGGAGAGGAATACAGTCACAAAATTTACAATCCAAGGGTTTGGATCTCGTAAGGGTTCAGGGATTTCCACCTTTATAGACCATATAGAGAATCTGAACCCTATGTAACTGATTAAGAACTTCATAAGACTTCACAAATACCGTCCTTATCTCTTCATGGAGTTGTCGATTATATTgttcagttttattttgttttattttgttgttgtttttttttttgggtttttgtcgACATTGATTGCAGGGGTATTGgatgattaattattttatgtttagttTGGTATGGTTAAGACAGTCACTCCTTTTGACTTTTCTTGTTATATCatcataacattttttttattaatttacaaatgATGACAATCGATCAATTTTAACTACATGTAACACATACGATGAACATCTATACGAAAGACATGTAATTCTCTTCGCAACCCTTAAAATCTCtctaaacaaacacacacaatacTTTGTTGAGCCATCTCGTTTGGTCTGGTGTGAACAAACATTCTCCTTACCCGTTTTGACCCTTTTCCACC
The sequence above is drawn from the Camelina sativa cultivar DH55 chromosome 4, Cs, whole genome shotgun sequence genome and encodes:
- the LOC104783937 gene encoding putative F-box protein At2g19630, which produces MGLTISRRSKTPSFFSPIPNDLLLEIVSRLSVEDLARCRCVSKQWASVLRRRLTNSSTSPHLLFTFHLNDKWVFFSAPQPQNPDQNSSLLTAEYHMCFPTKDCSFGICPPVRGLICNRDRGFMVCNPSIGEYKTLPNPTWMKAEMRTLFGFDPVAKQYKVLCVHVCRNPSIQKAKVLTLGTGILSWRKITCSRPHNPIGRFGICISGVLYYEALRRSRFQNFMIVCFVLSSEKFEFISPPPTKELWHMHLINYKGKLGALDPMLVFGTTESIELWVLDDADEGRWSRHIYIFPPIWKNLVATEAIFRVDGMTLNGEIVLSSYSPSDPFYVFIYNVERNTVTKFTIQGFGSRKGSGISTFIDHIENLNPM